One Kitasatospora sp. NBC_01287 DNA window includes the following coding sequences:
- a CDS encoding alkaline phosphatase family protein — protein MSGMTRRRLLGAAAGVAGGAAAMTLLPPSVQQAVAAGVPRRGSLRDVEHVVLLMQENRSFDHYFGTLSGVRGFNDPHALRLDTGRSVFYQPDSVNPDGYLLPFHLDTRTTSAQAIPSTSHAWSVQHQAWNGGKMDQWLPAHRAADGVNGPYVMGYYTRDDIPFQFALAESFTICDNYFCSVQGPTWPNRLYWMTGSIDAAGTQGGPIIQNSAPKPLTWTTYAEQLESAGVSWKVYQEADNYGTDVLSLFANFQNAKPGDPLYDKGMTAQPTGTFEDDARNGRLPAVSWILPTSYQSEHPNYLPAAGADFVASKIEAIASNPELWAKTVFILNYDENDGLFDHVAPPVPHNPATEGEFIQGLPIGGGFRVPCIIVSPWTVGGWVASEAFDHTSVLQFLERFTGVTAANVTDWRRDTFGDLTSAFQFRTGTSRAPKLPDTAAQLALAEQEVATNPKPTLPGATQHFPRQEPGHRRQVPPHRG, from the coding sequence ATGTCCGGAATGACCCGACGCAGGCTGCTCGGTGCGGCGGCCGGTGTGGCAGGCGGCGCGGCGGCGATGACGCTGCTGCCGCCGAGCGTCCAGCAGGCGGTGGCGGCCGGCGTGCCGCGGCGCGGCTCACTGCGCGACGTGGAGCACGTGGTCCTGCTGATGCAGGAGAACCGCTCCTTCGACCACTACTTCGGCACCCTCTCCGGCGTGCGCGGCTTCAACGACCCGCACGCGCTGCGCCTGGACACCGGCCGCTCGGTCTTCTACCAGCCCGACAGCGTCAACCCCGACGGCTACCTGCTGCCGTTCCACCTGGACACCCGCACCACCAGCGCCCAGGCGATCCCGTCCACCAGCCACGCCTGGTCGGTGCAGCACCAGGCCTGGAACGGCGGCAAGATGGACCAGTGGCTGCCCGCCCACCGCGCGGCGGACGGCGTCAACGGCCCCTACGTCATGGGCTACTACACCCGCGACGACATCCCGTTCCAGTTCGCGCTGGCCGAGTCGTTCACCATCTGCGACAACTACTTCTGCTCGGTGCAGGGCCCCACCTGGCCCAACCGGCTCTACTGGATGACCGGCAGCATCGACGCCGCGGGCACCCAGGGCGGCCCGATCATCCAGAACTCGGCGCCCAAGCCGCTGACCTGGACCACCTACGCCGAGCAGCTGGAGTCGGCCGGGGTGAGCTGGAAGGTCTACCAGGAGGCCGACAACTACGGCACCGACGTCCTCTCGCTCTTCGCCAACTTCCAGAACGCCAAGCCGGGTGACCCGCTGTACGACAAGGGCATGACCGCCCAGCCGACCGGCACCTTCGAGGACGACGCGCGCAACGGCCGCCTGCCGGCCGTCTCCTGGATCCTGCCGACCAGCTACCAGTCCGAGCACCCGAACTACCTGCCGGCCGCCGGGGCCGACTTCGTCGCCTCCAAGATCGAGGCGATCGCCAGCAACCCGGAGCTCTGGGCGAAGACCGTCTTCATCCTCAACTACGACGAGAACGACGGGCTCTTCGACCACGTGGCACCCCCGGTGCCGCACAACCCGGCCACGGAGGGCGAGTTCATCCAGGGCCTGCCGATCGGCGGCGGCTTCCGGGTGCCGTGCATCATCGTCTCGCCGTGGACGGTGGGCGGCTGGGTGGCCTCCGAGGCCTTCGACCACACCTCGGTCCTGCAGTTCCTGGAGCGCTTCACCGGCGTGACCGCCGCCAACGTCACCGACTGGCGGCGCGACACCTTCGGCGACCTCACCTCCGCGTTCCAGTTCCGCACCGGCACCTCCCGGGCGCCGAAGCTGCCCGACACCGCCGCCCAACTCGCGCTGGCGGAGCAGGAGGTGGCCACCAACCCGAAGCCGACCCTGCCGGGCGCCACCCAGCACTTCCCGCGCCAGGAGCCCGGCCACCGCCGCCAGGTCCCCCCGCACCGCGGCTGA
- a CDS encoding SRPBCC family protein yields MSELTESIEVDVPAAVAYQQWSRFEEFPAFISGVERVERVERVDQLDRETPELTHWVVKVGGSVKEFDARVTERTPGERLAWTTVAGELHQSGVVTFHRLGNGRSRIMLQLVHEPHGLVATVGDKLGFPQRQAFDGLRHFKAFVESRSQGR; encoded by the coding sequence ATGTCAGAGCTCACGGAGTCGATCGAGGTGGACGTCCCGGCGGCGGTGGCCTACCAGCAGTGGAGCCGGTTCGAGGAGTTCCCCGCGTTCATCAGCGGCGTCGAGCGGGTCGAACGCGTCGAGCGGGTCGATCAACTCGACCGGGAAACCCCCGAGCTGACCCACTGGGTGGTGAAAGTGGGCGGCAGCGTGAAGGAGTTCGACGCCCGCGTGACCGAGCGGACGCCCGGCGAGCGGCTGGCCTGGACCACGGTGGCGGGCGAGTTGCACCAGTCGGGCGTGGTCACCTTCCACCGCCTCGGGAACGGTCGGTCCAGAATCATGCTGCAACTGGTCCACGAACCGCACGGGCTGGTCGCGACCGTCGGCGACAAGCTCGGCTTCCCCCAGCGGCAGGCCTTCGACGGGCTGCGGCACTTCAAGGCCTTCGTCGAGTCGCGGAGCCAAGGCCGGTGA
- a CDS encoding acyl-CoA dehydrogenase → MTNRPDPALVALFADPFFAPPLGPGDHLPYLGLRRLNSELPSEQPLLTDHQNLGALLDLAAVTDPRLFRVMALHHCATIGPALACGAAPEDIAELATTRSIGGALLTELGGGEGDGGGGNGEGNSTGGEVRTEAVFDPATREFVLHTPSSAAVKYPPAVGQDGLSRLTLVSARLTAAGADRGTFLFLVALRDRARPAAGVTIERRPPTALLPLDYAAVRFDQVRVPYRRWLADGAGIDAEGRFHEPLDGPSQRTLRSASLSRFAWGADSTGLAAVARAAVALALPHAERHLPADRRRLLLGALADAVAATALAHQVTAACWQLPSNRGEGDGTHRGGEGTHAGGDSQGGGRADGPGTADDPSAATLRALALARVSAGRLADRAVEQCREATGVLGFFSENRLIDYQALTSACRADGDEQRLLLDAAWTMATGDDYRPPADGPAPGPGGPGGPGGLNGLNGLDEADGFDGVDPDDLLGLLRAREHLLHRDLTDRLRAAEAAGTERPAAWRGLAEPARELAEAHAARSAAQAFAAEAFAAQARAEQPEDEAALLEDLQRLHCLAQVEPHLGWYLTEGVLTPAQARTLPVLRAAAVERLLPRAGELTALLRIPAELLHGPLAGDDHRSALAPAPTPVPAH, encoded by the coding sequence TTGACCAACCGCCCCGACCCCGCTCTGGTCGCGCTCTTCGCCGACCCGTTCTTCGCGCCGCCACTCGGACCCGGGGACCATCTCCCCTACCTCGGGCTGCGCCGACTGAACAGTGAACTACCCTCCGAACAACCATTGCTGACTGATCATCAAAACCTCGGCGCGCTGCTCGACCTGGCGGCTGTCACCGATCCCCGCCTGTTCCGGGTGATGGCCCTGCACCACTGCGCGACCATCGGACCCGCGCTGGCGTGCGGCGCGGCGCCGGAGGACATCGCCGAGCTCGCGACCACGCGCTCGATCGGCGGCGCGCTGCTGACCGAGCTCGGCGGAGGCGAGGGCGACGGCGGCGGCGGCAACGGCGAGGGCAACAGCACCGGCGGCGAGGTCCGCACCGAGGCCGTCTTCGACCCGGCGACCCGCGAATTCGTGCTGCACACCCCGAGCAGCGCGGCGGTCAAGTACCCGCCCGCCGTGGGCCAGGACGGCCTGTCCCGGCTCACCCTGGTCAGCGCCCGCCTCACGGCGGCCGGGGCCGACCGCGGCACCTTCCTCTTCCTGGTCGCCCTGCGCGACCGGGCACGCCCCGCCGCCGGGGTGACCATCGAGCGGCGGCCACCCACCGCGCTGCTGCCACTCGACTACGCCGCCGTCCGCTTCGACCAGGTCCGGGTGCCATACCGCCGCTGGCTCGCCGACGGTGCCGGCATCGACGCCGAGGGCAGGTTCCACGAACCGCTGGACGGACCCTCCCAACGCACCCTCCGCAGCGCGAGCCTGAGCAGATTCGCGTGGGGCGCGGACAGCACCGGCCTGGCCGCCGTCGCCCGGGCCGCCGTCGCGCTGGCCCTGCCGCATGCCGAGCGCCACCTGCCCGCCGACCGACGGCGGCTGCTGCTCGGCGCCCTGGCCGACGCGGTGGCGGCCACCGCACTGGCGCACCAGGTCACCGCCGCCTGCTGGCAGTTGCCCTCGAACCGCGGTGAGGGCGACGGCACTCACCGCGGAGGCGAGGGCACTCACGCCGGCGGCGACAGCCAGGGCGGCGGCCGCGCGGACGGTCCGGGCACTGCGGACGATCCGAGTGCCGCCACCCTGCGCGCCCTGGCCCTGGCGAGGGTGAGCGCGGGACGGCTGGCCGACCGCGCCGTCGAGCAGTGCCGCGAAGCCACCGGCGTGCTCGGGTTCTTCTCGGAGAACCGCCTGATCGACTACCAGGCGCTCACCAGCGCCTGCCGCGCCGATGGGGACGAGCAGCGACTGCTGCTGGACGCGGCGTGGACGATGGCCACCGGCGACGACTACCGGCCCCCGGCCGACGGCCCCGCTCCAGGACCCGGCGGACCCGGCGGACCCGGCGGACTCAACGGACTCAACGGACTCGACGAAGCCGACGGGTTCGATGGAGTCGACCCCGATGACCTGCTCGGACTGCTGCGCGCCCGCGAGCACCTGCTGCACCGCGACCTCACGGACCGGCTGCGCGCCGCCGAGGCGGCGGGCACCGAACGCCCCGCCGCCTGGCGCGGCCTCGCCGAACCGGCGCGGGAACTCGCCGAGGCGCACGCCGCCCGCAGCGCGGCCCAGGCGTTCGCGGCAGAGGCCTTCGCCGCACAGGCACGGGCGGAGCAGCCGGAGGACGAGGCGGCGCTGCTGGAGGACCTGCAGCGGCTGCACTGCCTGGCCCAGGTGGAGCCCCACCTCGGCTGGTACCTCACCGAGGGCGTGCTGACGCCGGCTCAGGCCCGCACGCTGCCGGTGCTGCGCGCCGCGGCCGTGGAGCGCCTGCTGCCCCGCGCCGGGGAGTTGACCGCGCTACTGCGGATCCCCGCCGAACTGCTGCACGGTCCGCTGGCCGGCGATGACCACCGCTCGGCCCTGGCACCGGCACCAACGCCGGTGCCGGCCCACTGA
- a CDS encoding PP2C family protein-serine/threonine phosphatase, whose amino-acid sequence MASISLPPPRNLRLVPWVLVVGGLIWNFLAPADYWGDPMLAAAVVAAGALLSLGDTVAVGAAVFLGILVLTAKDGSIGNDDGYLELANTLFTVSVGIWINRIAARYGRQLRRVQSVARAAQLAVLPLPPSQVGPLTVATRYSAAQTEALIGGDAYAVQETPFGVRVLIADVRGKGLKAVAAVSVLLGAFREAAQQALDLVAVADAVESTLIREAERADEEVRLEGFITALLAEFDTGRDELRLLDCGHPGPYLLPAGTGPVRRLDARDPGVPLGMGALGGPRPGPESWRFAVGDTLLLVTDGVTEARDGAGRFYDPVPRLADLGRRGTPRELVDALVRDVERWTGGPRDDDMAMLAVVRRVPDPCG is encoded by the coding sequence ATGGCGTCGATCTCCTTGCCCCCGCCGCGCAACCTGCGGCTGGTGCCCTGGGTGCTGGTGGTCGGCGGCCTGATCTGGAACTTCCTGGCGCCCGCCGACTACTGGGGCGACCCGATGCTGGCGGCCGCCGTGGTGGCGGCCGGCGCGCTGCTGTCGCTCGGGGACACGGTGGCCGTGGGCGCCGCCGTGTTCCTGGGCATCCTCGTGCTCACCGCCAAGGACGGCTCGATCGGCAACGACGACGGCTACCTCGAACTGGCCAACACGCTCTTCACCGTCTCCGTCGGCATCTGGATCAACCGGATCGCCGCCCGCTACGGACGCCAGCTGCGCCGCGTGCAGTCGGTGGCCAGGGCGGCCCAGCTGGCCGTGCTCCCACTGCCGCCCAGCCAGGTGGGGCCGCTCACCGTGGCCACCCGCTACAGCGCGGCCCAGACGGAGGCGCTGATCGGCGGCGACGCCTACGCCGTCCAGGAGACCCCGTTCGGCGTCCGGGTGCTGATCGCGGACGTGCGCGGCAAGGGGTTGAAGGCGGTGGCAGCGGTCTCCGTGCTGCTCGGCGCCTTCCGGGAGGCCGCCCAGCAGGCCCTCGACCTGGTCGCGGTGGCCGACGCCGTGGAGAGCACCCTGATCCGTGAGGCCGAGCGGGCCGACGAGGAGGTGCGGCTCGAAGGGTTCATCACCGCGCTGCTCGCCGAGTTCGACACCGGGCGCGACGAGCTGCGGCTGCTCGACTGCGGCCATCCCGGGCCCTACCTGTTGCCCGCCGGCACCGGACCGGTGCGCCGCCTGGACGCCCGCGACCCCGGCGTGCCGCTCGGCATGGGCGCGCTCGGCGGCCCGCGGCCGGGCCCGGAGAGCTGGCGCTTCGCGGTGGGCGACACCCTGCTGCTGGTCACCGACGGGGTGACCGAGGCCCGCGACGGTGCCGGACGGTTCTACGACCCGGTGCCGCGGCTGGCCGACCTCGGGCGCCGCGGCACGCCGCGCGAGCTGGTGGACGCGCTGGTCCGCGACGTCGAGCGGTGGACCGGCGGTCCCCGGGACGACGACATGGCGATGCTCGCGGTGGTCCGCCGCGTGCCGGACCCTTGCGGCTGA
- a CDS encoding sigma-70 family RNA polymerase sigma factor, with amino-acid sequence MRAAVAAVATGDEPAFERFHELTAGPVLGLALKVLRDVDLAQDVAQEVMTEVWRSAARYHPDRGEVLPWVLTITHHRAVDRVRSLHAERERERRAGALLPEAAPDDVAWSVERRSEHERLRAFLGVLSPIQREAVSLTYFQGRTSTEAAALLGVPVGTVKTRLRDAIIRLRSCFGCPAPAPGGRPARRQPRPKVSGTSGPRS; translated from the coding sequence TTGCGCGCCGCCGTCGCCGCCGTGGCGACCGGCGACGAACCCGCCTTCGAGCGGTTCCACGAGCTCACGGCGGGGCCGGTGCTGGGACTGGCCCTCAAGGTGCTGCGTGACGTCGACCTCGCCCAGGACGTGGCACAGGAGGTGATGACGGAGGTGTGGCGCTCGGCGGCCCGGTACCACCCGGACCGCGGCGAGGTGCTGCCCTGGGTGCTGACGATCACTCACCACCGGGCGGTGGACCGGGTCCGGTCGCTGCACGCCGAGCGGGAGCGGGAGCGGCGGGCCGGCGCCCTGCTCCCCGAGGCGGCACCGGACGACGTGGCCTGGTCGGTCGAGCGCCGCTCGGAGCACGAGCGGTTGCGCGCCTTCCTGGGCGTGCTGAGCCCGATCCAGCGCGAGGCCGTGTCGCTGACCTACTTCCAGGGCCGCACCAGCACGGAGGCCGCCGCGCTGCTGGGCGTACCGGTGGGCACGGTGAAGACCCGGCTGCGGGACGCGATCATCCGCCTGAGGTCCTGCTTCGGGTGCCCGGCACCGGCACCCGGTGGTCGGCCCGCGCGCCGTCAGCCCCGGCCGAAGGTGTCCGGGACCTCGGGTCCGCGTTCGTAG
- a CDS encoding C1 family peptidase: MSKNLRGRVIAVLAIAGALGAAAVPAASAAPAQQHHHYALGALVSPTADHTRTALAVHSNAALPASVDLSNYIPTVGDQGQVGSCVAWAIDYSAFTVLEGEEGIQGAPHAPMYTYAQIAQGDDEGSYASQHFSILTSQGLDTKADYWQGDFDYTTQPDANETANAANWKLSGYTALNTGSALQNEVKSALAQGEPVVFAFEVYQSLEDISATTAANYTYYPTSSELRRQPLGGHEVAIVGYNSQGVKIANSWGSSWGANGYFTVPWKFVTNQIEEADAVGSIVATGQGIH, encoded by the coding sequence GTGTCCAAGAACCTCCGCGGCCGCGTCATCGCCGTCCTGGCGATAGCCGGCGCACTCGGTGCGGCCGCCGTCCCCGCCGCCTCCGCGGCCCCCGCCCAGCAGCACCACCACTACGCGCTGGGCGCGTTGGTCTCCCCGACCGCCGACCACACCCGTACCGCGCTGGCCGTGCACAGCAACGCCGCGCTCCCCGCGAGCGTGGACCTGAGCAACTACATTCCCACCGTGGGCGACCAGGGTCAGGTCGGGTCGTGCGTGGCCTGGGCGATCGACTACTCCGCCTTCACCGTCCTGGAGGGCGAGGAGGGCATCCAGGGCGCCCCGCACGCGCCGATGTACACCTACGCGCAGATCGCCCAGGGCGACGACGAGGGCAGCTACGCCAGCCAGCACTTCTCCATCCTGACCAGCCAGGGCCTGGACACCAAGGCCGACTACTGGCAGGGCGACTTCGACTACACCACCCAGCCCGACGCCAACGAGACAGCCAACGCGGCCAACTGGAAGCTCTCCGGCTACACCGCGCTGAACACCGGCAGCGCGCTGCAGAACGAGGTCAAGAGCGCGCTGGCCCAGGGCGAGCCGGTGGTCTTCGCCTTCGAGGTCTACCAGAGCCTGGAGGACATCAGCGCCACCACGGCCGCCAACTACACCTACTACCCGACCAGTTCGGAGCTGCGCCGGCAGCCGCTGGGCGGCCACGAGGTGGCGATCGTCGGCTACAACAGCCAGGGCGTGAAGATCGCCAACTCGTGGGGCTCCTCGTGGGGCGCCAACGGCTACTTCACCGTGCCGTGGAAGTTCGTCACCAACCAGATCGAGGAGGCCGACGCGGTCGGCTCGATCGTGGCGACCGGGCAGGGCATCCACTGA
- a CDS encoding NAD(P)/FAD-dependent oxidoreductase: MIIIGAGLGGLALAQGLRRQGFPVDVYERDAHPGARPQGYRIQLDEPGLTGLSRCLPAPLCQLALDTAGAPPARVVVRDRQLAVLADRAATGPDATGPEGSSSGSSSGPGTGTGTGPRAFDRPTLRQILLAGLEDRVHHGARLVDHSREPDGTVTARFADGSTATADLLIGADGVGSAVRRQLLPHAGVEDAGLRLVYGRIPLDPATRARIPEWAMAGIFTVVTGGPGRPHLGVGPVEPATRPDLAGRALRPPVALAPVQDYLACLVGAPVGHPGLPDFAELRRLGPAALRELATGLFGPDWHPELHELLRLWDTDSLFPLRISTAVPGPSWEPGPVTLIGDAVHAMSPVLAMGANTALRDAGELLLALTRAAGTGAPLVTAVREYESRMADYAFPLVAASRETGRRRVGQS, from the coding sequence GTGATCATCATTGGCGCCGGCCTGGGCGGCCTCGCGCTGGCCCAGGGGCTGCGCCGCCAGGGCTTCCCCGTCGACGTCTACGAGCGCGACGCCCACCCGGGGGCCCGACCGCAGGGCTACCGCATCCAACTCGACGAGCCCGGCCTGACCGGCCTGAGCCGCTGCCTGCCCGCGCCGCTCTGTCAGCTCGCACTGGACACGGCGGGTGCCCCGCCTGCCCGCGTCGTGGTGCGCGACCGGCAGCTCGCGGTGCTCGCCGACCGAGCTGCCACGGGGCCGGACGCCACCGGGCCCGAGGGCAGTAGCAGCGGCAGTAGCAGCGGCCCCGGCACCGGAACCGGCACCGGACCGCGCGCGTTCGACCGGCCCACGCTCCGCCAGATCCTGCTCGCCGGGCTGGAGGACCGGGTGCACCACGGGGCGCGGCTGGTCGACCACAGCCGCGAGCCGGACGGCACCGTCACCGCCCGGTTCGCCGACGGCAGCACCGCCACCGCCGACCTGCTGATCGGCGCCGACGGTGTGGGCTCCGCCGTGCGCCGGCAGCTGCTGCCGCACGCCGGGGTCGAGGACGCGGGCCTTCGCCTGGTGTACGGCCGGATCCCGCTCGACCCGGCCACCCGGGCCCGGATCCCCGAGTGGGCGATGGCGGGCATCTTCACCGTGGTCACCGGCGGCCCCGGCCGCCCCCACCTCGGCGTGGGGCCGGTGGAGCCCGCCACCCGACCCGACCTGGCCGGGCGGGCGCTGCGCCCGCCGGTCGCGCTGGCACCGGTCCAGGACTACCTGGCCTGCCTGGTCGGCGCCCCGGTCGGCCACCCCGGCCTGCCCGACTTCGCCGAGCTGCGGCGGCTGGGCCCGGCGGCCCTGCGGGAGCTGGCCACCGGCCTGTTCGGCCCCGACTGGCACCCGGAGCTGCACGAGCTGCTGCGGCTCTGGGACACCGACTCCCTCTTCCCGCTGCGGATCTCCACCGCTGTCCCCGGCCCGAGCTGGGAGCCGGGGCCGGTCACGTTGATCGGCGACGCCGTCCACGCGATGAGCCCGGTGCTGGCGATGGGCGCCAACACCGCGCTGCGCGACGCCGGCGAACTGCTGCTCGCGCTCACCCGCGCCGCCGGCACCGGGGCGCCGCTGGTGACGGCCGTGCGCGAGTACGAGAGCAGGATGGCCGACTACGCCTTCCCGCTGGTGGCCGCCTCCCGCGAGACCGGCCGCCGCCGGGTCGGCCAGAGCTAG
- a CDS encoding HAD family phosphatase, with amino-acid sequence MIELVIFDCDGVLIDSERLAVRVDAVVLAALGWPMGEEEIVDRFVGRSHASMTADIEAHLGRRLPPDWDAEFRPLYEEAFERELAPVEGIVAALDAIDLPTCVASSSGHARLRRTLGMTGLHERFAGRIFSAEDVARGKPEPDLFLHAAARLGVDPGACVVVEDSPFGLAAARAAGMRSFGYHGGLSRPERLRGPGTVLLDDMRELPRLLDRMRAAAPGPWAEDAAGDAAEAAGEPVPTA; translated from the coding sequence ATGATCGAACTGGTGATCTTCGACTGCGACGGGGTCCTCATCGACAGCGAGCGTCTGGCTGTCCGGGTGGACGCGGTGGTGCTCGCCGCCCTGGGGTGGCCGATGGGCGAGGAGGAGATCGTCGACCGCTTCGTCGGCCGGTCCCACGCCTCGATGACGGCCGACATCGAGGCCCACCTGGGCCGGCGCCTGCCGCCCGACTGGGACGCTGAGTTCAGGCCGCTCTACGAGGAGGCGTTCGAACGCGAGCTGGCACCGGTCGAGGGCATCGTGGCCGCCCTGGACGCGATCGACCTGCCCACCTGCGTGGCATCGAGCAGCGGCCACGCGCGGCTGCGGAGGACGCTCGGGATGACCGGCCTCCACGAGCGGTTCGCGGGCCGGATCTTCAGCGCGGAGGACGTGGCGCGGGGCAAGCCGGAGCCGGACCTCTTCCTGCACGCGGCGGCGCGACTGGGCGTGGACCCCGGTGCCTGTGTGGTGGTCGAGGACAGTCCGTTCGGCCTCGCGGCGGCCCGGGCGGCGGGCATGCGCTCGTTCGGGTACCACGGTGGCCTGAGCCGCCCGGAGCGGCTGCGCGGTCCTGGCACGGTGCTCCTCGACGACATGCGGGAGCTGCCTCGGCTGCTCGACCGGATGCGCGCTGCCGCGCCGGGCCCGTGGGCAGAGGACGCCGCCGGGGACGCCGCCGAAGCCGCGGGGGAGCCGGTGCCGACCGCCTGA
- the bla gene encoding class A beta-lactamase: MQTLAGRPSRRAVLAFGAGTVLAAAVSTGGRAYAAGNRSPGADSIARALADLERQHAARLGVFARNTLTGRSVAYRADELFPICSVHKTITAAAVLRDLDRDGTFLARRIRYTREDVTAAGYAPITGTPGHLANGMTVAELCAAAIDYSDNAANNLLLRELGGPTAITRFCRSIGDDVTRLDRWEPALNSAEPGRRTDTTSPAAIGWTHRELVLGDALAPRDRRQLTEWLLADTTGAARLRAGLPTDWTLADKTGTGDYGTTNDVGIAWTPDGTPVVLSVLATKQDAAAPADEPLIARTAALLAAALT, translated from the coding sequence GTGCAGACCCTCGCAGGGCGCCCGAGTCGGCGCGCGGTGTTGGCCTTCGGCGCCGGGACGGTACTGGCCGCCGCCGTGTCCACGGGCGGGCGGGCCTATGCCGCGGGCAACCGGTCTCCAGGCGCGGATTCGATCGCCCGGGCGCTGGCCGACCTTGAGCGGCAGCACGCCGCCCGGCTGGGGGTGTTCGCGCGGAACACGCTCACGGGTAGGAGCGTGGCGTACCGCGCCGACGAGCTCTTCCCGATCTGCTCGGTGCACAAGACGATCACCGCCGCCGCGGTCCTGCGGGACCTCGACCGGGACGGCACGTTCCTCGCCCGGCGGATCCGGTACACCCGCGAGGACGTCACGGCCGCGGGCTACGCCCCGATCACGGGCACGCCCGGGCACCTCGCGAACGGCATGACCGTCGCCGAGTTGTGCGCCGCCGCCATCGACTACAGCGACAACGCCGCCAACAACCTGCTGCTCCGCGAGCTCGGCGGTCCCACCGCGATCACCCGCTTCTGCCGGTCCATCGGCGACGACGTGACGCGGCTCGACCGGTGGGAGCCCGCGCTGAACTCCGCCGAACCGGGACGCCGGACGGACACCACCAGCCCGGCCGCCATCGGGTGGACCCACCGGGAGCTGGTCCTCGGGGACGCCCTCGCTCCGCGGGACCGGCGGCAGTTGACCGAGTGGCTGCTCGCCGACACCACCGGCGCCGCCCGCCTGCGCGCCGGACTGCCCACGGACTGGACCCTCGCGGACAAGACGGGCACCGGTGACTACGGCACCACCAACGACGTCGGCATCGCCTGGACCCCGGACGGGACGCCCGTCGTCCTGTCCGTGCTGGCCACCAAGCAGGACGCCGCCGCGCCGGCGGACGAGCCGCTGATCGCCAGGACCGCCGCACTCCTGGCGGCGGCCCTCACCTGA